Part of the Geobacter pickeringii genome, ATCGGCAATACCTTTATCCCCATCGACACCGTTCCGCCGGTACTCACCCTCAATCCGCTGCCGCCGAGCACCATCGCCGCGAGCCAGACCATTGGCGGCTCCGTGGAGGCGGGGGCAACGGTGACCGTGGCGGTGAACGGTGCCGCCGCGACGCCGGCCGCCGTGTCGGGCGGAAACTGGAGCGCAACCGTGAGCCTCGCGCCGGGTGCGAACACCATCGTCGTCAAGGCGACCGACGCCGCCGGCAACGTGTCGACCGTCAGCGCCTCCATTACCCTTTCGATCACGAACTTCAGCATCGATACGGTGCCGGGACTTATCAACGTGCCGAGCGTAAGCCTCACCGGGCAGCGGACCGCGGGCGTCACGATCACCGTCGTCAATACGACCTCCGGTGTGGCGGGAAGCGTCTCCTATCCGACCTCCACCACCTGGCGGAGCGACCTGACCGGCCTTTCCGAGGGGGATAACATCATCTCCGTGAACGGCGGCGGCAACTCCGAAAACGTGACGGTCACCGTCGACACCCAACCGCCGGCACTGACGGTTTCCGCCCTGCCTGCGGGGAGCACCACCTCCGCCCGCTTCCAGAACGTGACCATCCGGGTCGCCGATCCCCATCTCGACAAGGTCACCGTGAACGGCACTGCCGCCCCGGTCTCCGGCGGGCTGGCAACCGCCGCCGTCACCCTCGCCAATGGTGCCTCCACCATCACCGTGGTCGCCAGCGACAAGGCCGGAAACATTACGACCGATACCCGGAGCGTCTCGTTCGACAGCACCGTGCCGGGCATCGCCATCGCCGCTCCGGCCGACGGCCTCCAGACGAGAACGCCGGTGGTGGAGTTGAGCGGAACCGTTGCCGCCAATACGACGGTGATGGTGAACGGCGCCGCCGCCCTGATGAACGGCACGGCGTGGAGCAAGCGGGTCACCCTGAATCCCGGTCTCAATACGGTGACCGTCACCGCCTCGGATCTCTCCGGCAAAACCGCCACCTTCAAGCGGTCCGTGGTCTATGAAGCAGCGCTGCCGCAACTGGCGGTCACTGCCCCTGCGGAAGATACGGCGACTGCCCTGAACAGCCTCTCCGTCGCCGGTACGACCGAAACCGGCGTCACGGTGACGGTGACGGCCAACGGGAGATCCATCCCCGTGACCACCTCGGGGACCGGCTTCAGCTTCACGCTCCCCCTCGCCGTCGAAGGCCCCTACGCGGTGATGGTGACGGCCAGCGACGCCGCCGGCGCCACGAGCGTGGTGAAGAGAAACGTCACCGGCGACCGGACCCCGCCGCTGCTGCTCATCACCAGCCCGACCGTGCCGGTTCCGACGGTCATTTCCGGTGCGGCAGACCGCGACGCCACCGTGACGGCCACCGACCAGAGCGGCACCGCCACCGTGATCCCGGCGGTGGGCGGAACCTGGAGCCTCGATCTCACCGCAGCCGCCCTCGATCCGGCCACCGTCCGGGTGACCGCCGTCGATGCGGCGGGCAACGCCATGACCCGCACCATCGCCGCGCCGCTCCCGAACGGGGACGTCAACGGCGATGGCAAAGTGAATATCGCCGACGTTATTGAAATCCTGAAAGTGGCTGTCGGCATTGTCGCCCCCACCGCATCCGATTTTGCCAACGGCGACGTCGGTCCGCTGGTGAACGGCAAAGTATGGCCGGACGGCAGAATCGACCTCCGGGACGTGATCCTCGTGCTCCGGAAGGCCATCGGCAACGGGGGGTGGTAACTCCCCTTGTTGCCGAAGGAAAATGTGCCGCTATACTTAATCGGAAGTGTCATTTGTAAGGGGTGACTCATGAGTTACGGTGCACGAGGACTGCTGGCTGCCCTGCTGGTTTCTCTGTCGCTTGCCGCGACGGCCCATGCCATCGACCCTCCCCACGGTGCGGTCGTCGGCCTGACCTGCTCCACGTGCCACAGCACCCATGCCACCCTGGGCACCACCGGTTACAACAACATGTGTCTCAACTGCCACCGGCCGGGGGTCCCCCTCGCGGGGACCCGCCCCTTCACCATGGCCGACATGGCAAACCCCTTCGGCACCTATACGGGGACGAGGGTCGGGACCATCTACCAGACCTCCCATGCCTGGCGGGGATCCGACACGGTCCCCCAGGCCGGGGCGCTCCCCGCCCAGGATCCGACGCTTGCCTCCAGCAAGGCGGCGGGAATGTTGACCTGCAGCCGCTGCCACGATCCCCACAACAACACCATCCGCCCCTATCTCCGGATCGCCAACGACCGTGACCAGCTCTGTCTCGACTGCCACCGGGTCCGCAACACCACCGACCACACCCGCGGCACCCACCCGGTGAACGTGGACTATGCCGCCGCCGTCGCGGCAAATCCCGCCGGCTTCAACCCTGCGCCGGTCAACAGCAACCCGGCGAACCCCACGGCGGCCATGAGGCTCGTGAATGGTGCGGTCCTCTGCTCCACCTGCCACGGCGTCCACTATACCGACTCCAACAGCGCCACCTTCGACAACCACTCAGGATACGACCTGCTCAAACCGTCGGCCGGCTACCTCCTCCGGACCGACCTGCGCGGCGCCAGCGCCACGGCCCCCAACATCTGCACCAACTGCCACATAAAGCCGAACCACAACGGTCGAGGGCAGAACGTCCAGTGCGCCGACTGCCACGGCGGTCACGTCGACCTGGCCGACGGCAGTGTGCCGAACGTCTTCCTCGTGAACCGCTACATGAACGTCTCCACCATCTTCGGCGCCGTCCGCGCAAAGGCGGTCTTTCTTCCCTATACCGCGGCGGCCCGGCGTCCCTACAAGGATGTCAACGGCACCGGCGTATGCCAGGCGTGCCACGTGGTGCCGACGGGAGGGAACTACCCGGCCGAGCACTCCCTCCCTACCGCCGCCGCGGCCGACTGCGCCGTCTGCCATACCCACGGCAACGCCAGCGGAGCATTCTCCGCCGCGGGGGGGGGATGCAACTCCTGCCACGGCTATCCCCCCAAGGCGAACACCGCCGGCGGCCCCGACGGCATGGCGGCCGGCTACGCCTCGGCGGGGGTGAACGAGGCGACCACCCCCCACAAGCGTCATGCCGGCGGGGGGAGCGACTACTCCATCGCCTGCGACCAGTGCCACCGGGGGAACAGCCACGGCACCGGCACCTTCCAGGATGTCTTCAAGAGCCCGGCCGGAACGGTGGCGGCATCCTTCGGCGCGACCCCGACCTACAACGCGGCGGCCCGCACCTGCGCCGCGGTCTACTGCCACAGCGACGGCGCACCGCGGAACGGCACCCTCACGCCGGTCATGACCGCCAAGACGGTGCCGGCCTGGCCCAACGGCGCCGGGACCATCACCGGCTGTGGTTCGTGCCACGACGCCTCCCCCGCCACCAACGCCCATGCCGCGCACCTGGCCAAGGGGTACGGCTGCGCCCTCTGCCATAGCGCCACCGTCAGCGACAACACCACCATCTCCGACCGGAGCAAGCATGCCGACGGCATCAAGACCGTGGCGTTCGGTTCGGTCCCCCTCACCGCCGGCACCTCCTGGAACGCCGCCACCGCAACATGCGCGGCGAGCAAGTGCCACTCCGACGGCACGGGCGGCAGCACCGGCGCCCCCCTTGTCACGCCGGTCTGGACCAATCCGGCCACCGGCAAGTGCGGCAGCTGCCACGCCACGTCCCCGACGATTGCCTCCACGAGTCCCCAGACCATCGCCACCGGCCTCCACTCGACGCACCTCACCGGCGTCTACGGCGCGAACCTCGGCACGGCGCTCACCGCCTGCCAGAGCTGTCACGACTACTCAACCGCCAAGCATGTCAACGGCACCGTGGATCTCCTGGCCACCGCCTGCACCGGCTGCCACCCCCTTGGGGCGAACTGGAGCACCACGGCGCGGCTGGCCTGCACCACCTGCCATGCCGCCACCCCCTCGGTGATCGGCGGCATTGCCGCCCCCTACAAGGCGAACTTCACCACCACCGGCCACGGCCAGGCGGGGGTGAACTACGCGGCGAGCCGTGCCTGCGAAAACTGCCACAACCCCAATGCACCCCATATCTCCAGCGCCCTCGGCACCACCATGCGGCTCACCCTTCCCGACGACAACACCCTCTGCGCCTCGTGCCACAACGACCCGACCAAGGTCCCGACACCGAGCAGGCAGAACCTTGCGTCCCACGTGACCGTCAAGGGGGGAACGCCGACCAGCGACTGCAAGAGCTGCCACGACGTCCACGGCACCACGAACCTCTCCATGGTGAAGGGCAGCATCAACGGCAAGGCGATCACCTTCGGCAACCTCTCATCGGGCTTCGTGAAGACCGTGGCGCCGTACGACGGTCTCTGCCAGGTCTGCCACACCCAGACCAACCACTACCGCGCGGGGCAGGCGCCGGATGGCCACCCCACCAAGAACTGCCTCTCCTGCCACAGCCACCAGGGAAGCTTTGCCTTCCAGCCGGTTGGCGGCGGGACCTGCGACTCGTGCCACGGCTATCCCCCCCTCCCCGCGGGCTACGTCAACGGTGCCGGAAACTATGCCGCCGGCAAGCCTGAGGATTACCTCGGCGGCGGCGGCGCCCATACGGTTGCCAGGCATGTGCCGAAAGCGGCAGTTCCCGCCGACGGGTGGAGCAACTGCACCATCTGCCATGGCAACGGCTCCCTTGCCCCCACCACCCACACCATGGTGCTGCCGGTGACCCCGAGCAAGATCACGGTGGACGTAAGCGACAGGTACAAGTTCAACCACACCCTGCCGCTCGGCTCTCCGCAGTACAGCGGCAAGCTCCTCGACGGCGGCGCCAATGCCACCGGCAGCTGTTACAACGTCAACTGCCACTTCAAGGCATCCAAGAAGTGGAGCACCGCCAGGTAGGACGGTTCTCGCGCACGAGAAGATGAAAGGAACGAAGGCAAGGAGTCGACAATGGAAAAGAGGAAACGGTTGAAAGCCCTGAGGGGAGCCTTCGCCTGGGCCGGCGCCCTGGCTCTGCTCTTCGCGGGAACGGGTCTCTCCCACGCGGCCTCCACGTGCAGTGACTGTCACGGGATGCCCCCCATCGACGCGGCGTACCGCAACATCACCACCGGCGGCTTCAAGGGGAGCCACCAGACCCACCAGCCGGCAGCCGCCGTGGCGGCCAACTGCGCCGTCTGCCACACCGGCAGCGCCACCTTCGGCACCGACCACATGAGCGGCACCATCACCATGTCGAGCAACCTGAACAACTCGCCGGTGGCAGCGGTCTACAGCAAGGGGGTCTTCTTCAACCAGACCTCCAACCCCGTGCTGGGGAGCTGCTCCAACGTCAACTGCCACTTCGAGAAGACGACCCCCATCTGGGCCAGCGCCAAGCTCGTCTCTCCCAATGACTGCGGCGTCTGTCACGGCAATCCCCCCTCCGACGGCAACCACCCCTCCATTACCGGCGTCGGCAAGAAGCACGGCGACTACTACGGCACCGGCGCCACTTCCTGCGTCAAGTGCCACGTGGACCACACCGTCGAAGCGAGCCCCTTCGCCCATGCCTCCAGCGCCGGCAACCGCCCCCTGAACCTCCAGTTCACCGCCGCTCCCAACACGACGGGGACCTATTCCAAAACGACGGACCTTGCCTACCCCACCTATCTTCCGAGCCAGACCACGGCCGCCAACCGCAACGGCACCTGCTCCGCCATGTACTGCCACAGCGACGGCGCCGGCGGCGCAGCCAAGACGGTGGCCACCTGGGGGGGGACGCTCCCGGCCGACTGTACGGGGTGCCACGGCGGCAATGCCACCTCGGCCAGCCCCATTGTCTCCGGTCTCCACACCCAGCACATCAACCAGGCGGCGGTGCTCGGCACCAACTTCGAGTGCGCCCGCTGCCACAACGGGCCGGTGAGCGCCGGCAACGACCGTGCGATCACCACTCCGGCAAACCACGTGAATGGCACCAAGACCGTCTCCTTCGTTGGCGGCGGCACCTATAACGCCACCGCCAAGACTTGCGCCACCACGGTCTGCCACTCCTCCGGCAAGGCGACGGCGCCCCAACCGGCGGCCCCCTCCTGGACCGGCACGGCGCTCGGGTGCAACGGCTGCCACGGCACCTCCAACACCCTCGGCACCCCCGATTACCCCAACGGCGGCCCGGGTCTCCCTCTGGCCAACAGCCACGTCAGGCACGTGGCCGTGGCCGGTGACTGCGACAAGTGCCATACCAATACCACCACTACCGGCACTGCCATCAAGGCCGGCTCCACCGTCCACACCAACGGCGCCATCGACGTGAACTTCAATACCGCCAAGGCAGGGACCGCCGCCACCTGGACCGCCGCCACGAAGAGCTGCACCAACGTCTCCTGCCACGGCACCGCCGCGCCGGTCTGGGGGGGCACGCTCCCCACGGACTGCACCGGCTGCCACGGCAGCTTCATCACCAGCGTTCTTCCCATCGCCTCCTACAGCCACCCGACCCACCTCTCCCGGGCCTATGGTCCCGGCACCTACCTGGGTTCCACGGTCACCGCCTGCCAGGTCTGCCACGATTACAACACCGTCCAGCCCGACCCGAAACATGCCGACGGCATCGTGGAGGTGCTGAACGCCTCCGGTTCGGCCTGTGCCAAGTGCCACCCCGGCACCCTCCCGACCTGGAGCAATAGCAGCCGGATCGCCTGTACCGCCTGCCACGCCGCCACTCCGTCGGTCCTTCCCAACGGCGTCGCTGCCGCGTACAAGGCGAATTTCGCCACCACCGGCCACGGCCAGACCTTCACCAACTACTCGTCGAGCCGCCGCTGCGAAAGCTGCCATGACGCCAACAGCGCCCATATCTCCGGCGTCCTCGGCGACAACATGCGGCTCCTGCTCCCCGACGACAACACCCAGTGCGCGTCGTGCCACAACAGCGCCGCCAAGGTGCCGACGGTGACGAAGCAGAACGTCCTCTCCCACGTGACCGTCAAGGGAGGGACGCCGACCAGCGACTGCAAGAGCTGCCACGATGTCCACGGCTCCACGAACCTCTCCATGGTGAAGAGCAGCATCGGCGGCAAGACGATCACCTTCTCCAACTTCTCGTCCGGCTTCGTGAAGATCGTGGCCCCCTTCGACGGCCTCTGCCAGGTCTGCCATACCCAGACTGCCCACTACAAGTCCGGGCAGGTGCTGGACGGCCACCCGACCAAGAACTGCCTCTCCTGCCACGGCCACAAGGGGGGTGCCTTCGCCTTCCAGCCGGTCACGGCCTGCGACTCCTGCCATGGCTACCCGCCGCTGCCGACCGGATACGTCAACGGCACGGGGAACTACGCCAACGGCAAGCCCGAGGATTACCCGGGGGGCGGCGGCGCCCACGTCATCGCGCGCCACGTCGTGAAGACGGCAGTGCCGGCCGACGGCTGGACCAACTGCACCATCTGTCACGGCAACGGCTCGCTCAACCCGGCGACCCACACCATGAACCTGCCGGTGACCCCGAGCAAGATCACGATCGACGTGAACGACAAGTACAAGTTCAACCACACCCTGCCGCTCGGTCCGCAGCAGTACAGCGGCAAGCTCCTCGATGGCGGCGCCAACGCCACCGGCAGCTGCTTCAACGTCAACTGCCACTTCAAGGCATCGAAGAAGTGGAGCACCACCCGGTAAGGAAGCCGGCCGGCCGGAGGAAACCCCTCCGGTCGGCCACCTCCTGCCGGTTTGATTTTTCCCCGATTTCTGCTGAACTTGAGAGGTATGCAATCGCATCGATGCGGGCTTCCGTCCGGTGGGGGGCTCTGAAAGGGAAATGGGCATGAGACGGATGATGACGAGACACGTTCCGTGGTTCCTGGCGGCTCTGATGATGCTGGCTGCTCCGGCGGGTGCGGCTTCGGTCTGCAACGACTGCCACGGGATGCCCCCCATCGACGCGCCGTACCGCAACATCACCACCGGCGGTTTCAAGGGGAGCCATCAGACCCACCAGCCAACCGTGGCCGTGGCGTCCAACTGTGCCGTCTGTCACACCGGAAGCGGCAGCTACGGCATGGACCACATGAACGGCAAGGTCGACATGTCATCCAACATCAACACCTCGCCCGTTGCGGCCACATACAGCAAGGGGGTCTTCTTCAACCAGACCTCCAATCCCGTCATGGGAACCTGCTCCAGCGTCAACTGCCATTTCGAGAGAACCACCCCCGTCTGGGCGGGGGCTCAGCTTGCGGCTCCCGCAAGCTGCAGCACCTGTCACGATCTTCCCCCTGCCGACGGGAGCCATCCCGCTCTCTCCGGCTCGGGCAAGAAGCATGGCGATTACTACGGCACCGGCGCTACCTCCTGCATCAAGTGCCACGTGGACCACACCGTCGAGGCCAAGCCCTTCGCCCACGCCTCCAGCGCCGGCAACCGGGGGCTGATCCTTCGGTTCACCGCCGCTCCCAATACGACGGGGACCTACTCCAAGACGGCCAACCTCGCCTATCCGGCATACCTGCCGAGCCAGACCACGGCCGCCAACCGCAACGGCACCTGCACCGCCATGTACTGCCACAGCGACGGTGCCGGCGGCGCCGCCAAGACCACCGCCACCTGGGGGGGGACGCTCCCGGCCGACTGCACCGGCTGCCACGGCGGCAACGCCATCTCGGCCAGCCCCATCGCCACGGGGATCCATCCCCAGCATGTGAACGCGGTGGCCTTTCTCGGCACCAACTACGGGTGCGCCTCCTGCCACAACGGGCCGGTGAGTGCCGGTAACGACCGGGCGATCGCCACCCCGGCAAACCATGTGAACGGCACGAAGACCGTCTCCTTTGTCGGCGGGGGAACCTACGACCCCACGGCCAAGAGCTGCACCGCCACGGTCTGCCACGCCACCGGAAAGACGGGGACCACCCAGCCGGCGGCCCCCTCCTGGACCGGCGCGGCGCTCGGCTGCAACGGCTGCCATGGTACCTCAAACCCCCTCGGCACCCCCGATTACGCCAACGGCGGGGCCGGTGCGGCGCTTGCCAACAGCCATGCCAAGCACGTGACCGTAGCGGCCGACTGCGATAAGTGCCACACGAACACCACTACGACCGGTACGGCGATCAAGGCCGGCTCCACGCTCCACACCAACGGTGCCATCGACGTCACCTTCGACACCGCCCTGGCGGGGACCGGCGCCACCTGGACCGCTTCCTCCAAGAGCTGCTCCAATACCTCCTGCCACGGTACCGGCGTCCCGGTCTGGGGGGGGACGCTGCCGGCGGACTGCACCGGCTGCCACGGCGACGACGCCGCCTCCGTTGCTCCCATCGCCACCGGCAAGCACCCGGCGCACATCAACAACCCGGCGGTCCTCGGGACCGGCAACAATTTCGGCTGCGTCGACTGCCATGCCAAGACCGTCAGCGGCAACCGGACGATCTCCACGGCCGCCAACCACGGCAACGGCTTCGTGGACTACTCCGGCGTCAGGGCGGGGGGGAGCGCGAGATACAGCACCACCACCAAGCTCTGCACCAACATCTACTGCCACAGCAACGGCAACCCGTCCGCCATCGTCTATGCGAACGCGCCGGCCTGGAACAGCACGACGGTCCTCGGCTGCAACGGCTGCCACGGCACGACCAACGCCGCCACCGGCGCCCCCGACTACGCCAACGGCGGCGCCGGGACCGCCACTGCCAACAGCCATCCAAAACACGTGGCCGGGGCGGGGATCGCCGACACCCGCGGTTGCGCCAACTGCCACAGCAAGACCGCCGACGCCGGCGTGGCCGGGAAACTGCGCAACTATTCCACCCTGCACCTCAACGGCCAGCCCAACGTCTATTTCTCCACCGCCATCGGCGGGAGCTACAGCACCACGGCAGCAACCTGCTCGGCCACCTACTGCCACGGCACCGCCGCCTCTCCCCCCTGGGGTTCGGCATCCCTGGCCTGCAGCGCCTGCCACGGAGCCACCAGCGCCCTTCCCGGCGCCCACGGCATCCACTACGCGAGCACGGTCCTGCCGAGCAAGTTCATCAACTACTCCGGCAACGTCAGTTCGGCAACCGTCTATCGCTTCACCTGCTCCTCCTGCCATGCCGCAGGGACCAGCAGAGCGACCCATGCCGGCGGACCGGCCAACGCCAACGGCGCGGCGGAGGTCTTCTACGGCTACACCGCCGCCGGCCAGAAGGGGAGCTACCTCTACGGCACCACCCAGGGGACCGACAACGGCTTCAAGTGGACGAATGGCGGCGCCGGCTGCAATGCCACCTACTGCCACGGCAACGGCCAGGGGGGGAGCGGCCTGGTGGCCGTCTCATGGTCCACCACCGCCAGCAGCGGCACCTGTATCGCGTGCCACGACACGAAACAGACCGGGACGACCGCCACGAAGCTCTCCGGTAAGCACGATGCCCACATGAACCCCACGACGAACACCTCGCTGGGGCTTGGCAACGGCTTCAACTGCATCGACTGCCACGCCAAGACGGTGAGCGGCAACACCACCGTCAGCGACAAGAGCAAGCACGTCAACAAGTTCGTCGACTACTCCGGCGCCAGGGCGGGGGGGAGCGCCCGGTACAGCCGCACCACCAAGGTCTGCTCCACCGTCTACTGCCACTCCAACGGCAACCCGGGGGCCATCGTCTACGTCACCCCGGCCGCCTGGAACTCCGCCACGACCTATGGCTGCAACGGCTGCCACGGCACCACCTCCACCCTTGGCGCGCCCGACTACGCCAACGGCGGCGCGGTCCCGTCCACCACCGCCAACAGCCACGCCAAGCATGTGGCGGGCGCGACCGACACCACCGTCTGCGCCACCTGCCACGTGAAGACGGCGAGCATGACCACCGCCGGCCGGTTCAAGGATTACACCGCGATTTCATACCACCTGAACGGCCAGCCCAACGTCTATTTCAGCGCTGCCAAGGCGGGTGCCACCGCCACCTGGACCCCGTCGAGCGGCACCTGCTCCAACGTGACCTGCCACGGCGGCACGGGGAGCACCGTCGTCTGGGGCGCCGCCGTCAACTGCCAGGACTGCCACGGTGGCGGCGCCGCGGCATCGGTGGCCGACTTCGGCGCCACCTTCTGGAACAACGGCACCATCTCCAAGTTCCAGATGACTGGCACCGGCTCCTGGGCCGACACCGGCCACGGCCGTCCCACCGCCTCGGGCAACTACGCCGGCTCCGGCAATCCTCCGGCCAACTTCGCCGGCATTGCCAACTACTGCGAGTGGTGCCACGACTCCACCGTGGGGCACAACGTCTCCACCAATCCGTTCCGCCTCCGCAACTGGACCGACGCCACCTGGGGCAAGAACGGCGTCTGCATGCTCTGCCATGCCACCGGCTCCGCAGGGGTGACGGTGGGGGGGCAGCTGAGGAACTCCGCCGCCAACAAGGTCGGCGCCGACCACTACGGCGCGAAGCACAGCACGTCGCTTTCCGGCGGCCAGTTCTGCTGGGACTGCCACGACCCCCACGGCACCGGCACCACCAACCAGTACATGATCCGTCCGAAGCCGGCCCTGGTTTCCGATGCCACCACCGGTGCCCCCACGAGCCAGAGCGCCACGAGCGTCGTCTTCACCCTCTCGGCGACCCCCACCGGCACCGACTACGCCAAGAGCGCGGCTCCCTTCAACGGCATCTGCAACGTCTGCCACACGACCACCGGCCACTACACCACCACGGCCGGCGACAGCCACAACTCCGGCACCCGCTGCACCGCCTGCCACTCCCACAACGGCGACGGCACCTCCACAACCAGCGCATTCACGCCGGTGGGCGGCGACTGCACCACCTGCCACGCCTCCCAGCAGGGGACCGGCACCCGCCAGGTGGTGGGGACCGATACGGTCCTTGCTTCGCACCACATCGTGGCGACCACCATCAACCAGAAGTCGTGCCAGGTCTGCCACGAGCAGACGGTCTTCGGCCACATGGTTGCGGGCGACGTGGCGGTGGGGATGTTCAACCAGGATACCGGCGCGGCCCTCACCTACGACGGGACCACCGCCACCGCCTCCAGCCTGGAGGCTTCCTGCAACAGCTGCCACGATGCCAACGGCGCCAGCCGCCTCGGCGCCAACGCCCTGAAGCCGTTTACCGACTCCGGCGACAACACCGTGCCGCCGTTCATCAACTGGTCCACCGGTAAACAGGCCCACGGCGCCAGCATGGCCTGCTTCAACTGCCACGGCAACTCCGCCGGCGTGGCCGGCAACACCCTCAACCCGAAGTACAACGCCCACGGCTCGGCCACGGCCAAGATGCTGCAGTACACCTACACGGCCACGGATACCATGACCACGGCAACCAACTTCTGCTACAACTGCCACGGCACCACGATTGCCGGCGGGGTAACGTCGCCCTCCATCCAGGCCGCCGTCAACCTGTCGGCCTCCAT contains:
- a CDS encoding CxxxxCH/CxxCH domain c-type cytochrome; translation: MTRHVPWFLAALMMLAAPAGAASVCNDCHGMPPIDAPYRNITTGGFKGSHQTHQPTVAVASNCAVCHTGSGSYGMDHMNGKVDMSSNINTSPVAATYSKGVFFNQTSNPVMGTCSSVNCHFERTTPVWAGAQLAAPASCSTCHDLPPADGSHPALSGSGKKHGDYYGTGATSCIKCHVDHTVEAKPFAHASSAGNRGLILRFTAAPNTTGTYSKTANLAYPAYLPSQTTAANRNGTCTAMYCHSDGAGGAAKTTATWGGTLPADCTGCHGGNAISASPIATGIHPQHVNAVAFLGTNYGCASCHNGPVSAGNDRAIATPANHVNGTKTVSFVGGGTYDPTAKSCTATVCHATGKTGTTQPAAPSWTGAALGCNGCHGTSNPLGTPDYANGGAGAALANSHAKHVTVAADCDKCHTNTTTTGTAIKAGSTLHTNGAIDVTFDTALAGTGATWTASSKSCSNTSCHGTGVPVWGGTLPADCTGCHGDDAASVAPIATGKHPAHINNPAVLGTGNNFGCVDCHAKTVSGNRTISTAANHGNGFVDYSGVRAGGSARYSTTTKLCTNIYCHSNGNPSAIVYANAPAWNSTTVLGCNGCHGTTNAATGAPDYANGGAGTATANSHPKHVAGAGIADTRGCANCHSKTADAGVAGKLRNYSTLHLNGQPNVYFSTAIGGSYSTTAATCSATYCHGTAASPPWGSASLACSACHGATSALPGAHGIHYASTVLPSKFINYSGNVSSATVYRFTCSSCHAAGTSRATHAGGPANANGAAEVFYGYTAAGQKGSYLYGTTQGTDNGFKWTNGGAGCNATYCHGNGQGGSGLVAVSWSTTASSGTCIACHDTKQTGTTATKLSGKHDAHMNPTTNTSLGLGNGFNCIDCHAKTVSGNTTVSDKSKHVNKFVDYSGARAGGSARYSRTTKVCSTVYCHSNGNPGAIVYVTPAAWNSATTYGCNGCHGTTSTLGAPDYANGGAVPSTTANSHAKHVAGATDTTVCATCHVKTASMTTAGRFKDYTAISYHLNGQPNVYFSAAKAGATATWTPSSGTCSNVTCHGGTGSTVVWGAAVNCQDCHGGGAAASVADFGATFWNNGTISKFQMTGTGSWADTGHGRPTASGNYAGSGNPPANFAGIANYCEWCHDSTVGHNVSTNPFRLRNWTDATWGKNGVCMLCHATGSAGVTVGGQLRNSAANKVGADHYGAKHSTSLSGGQFCWDCHDPHGTGTTNQYMIRPKPALVSDATTGAPTSQSATSVVFTLSATPTGTDYAKSAAPFNGICNVCHTTTGHYTTTAGDSHNSGTRCTACHSHNGDGTSTTSAFTPVGGDCTTCHASQQGTGTRQVVGTDTVLASHHIVATTINQKSCQVCHEQTVFGHMVAGDVAVGMFNQDTGAALTYDGTTATASSLEASCNSCHDANGASRLGANALKPFTDSGDNTVPPFINWSTGKQAHGASMACFNCHGNSAGVAGNTLNPKYNAHGSATAKMLQYTYTATDTMTTATNFCYNCHGTTIAGGVTSPSIQAAVNLSASIGHKAERCSDCHDHHSAKPGNHTVGPNSALAPVLNGVPGRGGWPATSPTMATTWNGTGTLSVTYTAKLVATKEYEICFKCHAGSVLAPTGYTAGALRMSDLGLEFNPNNKSGHPVVASLNNYGGSVAPKALLAANMVAPWTAVGTQTMTCSDCHGATGTGAKGPHGSSVRWMLTGTNQAWPFTTTAGNGTASGTPWSLGNLTTGTAPNKLFCLNCHVVNASNGMHSALQSGQHSTWQTTARGACISCHIRIPHGAKTGRLLRTGAASVLGRYAPDGNGSEVGTSTQQVLGAYTKGTQTSNRIGTFTGVGCVEHAGGTDTW